AGATCTAAAAGCTGGAAGAAACTTTTTAACAAAGTTTTCGCATTTAAGAGACAAAAATATTCACCATAACAATGTTATTACTATTTATTAATTAAACATTAGGTTATAAAGCTTTTCGTTATTAAAACTTCCCCTTTTAAATCTTATTTTTTAAATTAAAAATTAAAAGAAAAATATAATTATTTAAAGCGTTAAAAAAAGTAAAATATAACTGCATAGCTTTCAAAGTGAAGGAATTAAAAATGGTAAGTAACACTAAGTTTGTTTTTCTTAAAGTAAACTTTCATCCTTTAACAAATAAATTCGATAGGTTTTTTTTGTATCTCTTAATTATATCTCTAGCATTAAGGCTATTATGGCTTGATAAACCTCCAGGATCATTAATTTTTGATGAAAAATACTATGTGAATGTTGCTAGAATCCTGCTTAAGCTCTCTCATGATCCTGATGTTTATCAAGATGCACCTTTAGGGCTTGATCCAAATCGAGAGCATCCTTTTCTATCTAAAGGAATAATTTCTTTATCTATGGCTCTTCTTGGTGATAACGCATGGGGTTGGCGAATTCCAAGCGTTATTTTTGGTACATTAACATTATTCATTTTTTATCTTTTAGTAAAAGAAGTTTCAAAAAGGGATTTTCTAGCTTTATTTTCAACTTTTCTATTAAGTTTTGATAATTTAATGTTTGTTCATAGTAGAATAGCGACTTTAGATATTTTTATGCTGTTTTTTATGGTGTTAGGTTTCTACTTTTATTTTAAGAATAAAACAGTTTTAAGCGCTTTAGCTTTGTCCCTAAGCGTTTTATCCAAACTTGGAGGTTTATATGGTTTTCTCACATTAATAATTTTTCATTTTATAAAAGAGTATAAAAACGGAAAATTTAATTGGTTTAATTTCGCTAGCTGGTTAGAAAAATTCACAATTACTTATATAATTTTTAGTTTAGTTTTATTGACTTTAATGGATAAAATATGGGTTGGATACAATAACCCTTTTGATCATATGGCTTATATATATACTTACACTAAATCTTTAACTAGACTTGTACCAGAAGGAATTGAAAGTTATCCTTGGCAATGGCTTTTAAATCAAGTTGAAATCCCATACTTTAAGGTTGATGTAAATGTTTATTCAAATGAAACAATAGTGAAAACATTTACATCAATTCATTTCGTTGGAGCTATGAACCCAGCCATAATATACTTATGTATTCCAGCTATAGTATATTCAGCTTATTCATTTTATGAAAGAAAAGAGGATATAACCTTGTTTTCAATTGTGTGGTTTACAGCAACTTATCTCCCTTTTTATCCTATGTCTCTTATTCTTCATAGAATAATGTATATATTTTACTTTTTAAATACTATTCCGAGTGTTTGCATAGCTATATCATATCTATTTCTTGATCAAAAACCTCCATGGATAATTATTTTAATTTATTCAATGAGTGTTATAGCAGGTTTTGCTTTTCTATTTCCATTTAAAACTATTCCATAACTCCTAGTATTATGGAGGCCCTATTTTGATTAAAAGAACTGTTATTGGAAGTTTCCCTAAACTTTCAAATAATATAGTTGAAGCTATTAAACTTGCTGCAAATATTCAACTTAAAAATGGTGTTCATATAATTTCTGATGGTGAACAAAGATTTGATATGATAAATTATTTTAAGCAAATTCCAGGTTTAAAAGGAGAGAACAAATTATATATAGGTGGAAAAATTAAACCTATGGTTAATGTTGAAACATTTTATAAAATAGAGGATTTTAAAATTCTTAAAAAATATCTTGAAAAAATTAATAGGAAAGATGTGGAAGTTAAAACTTCTATTACTGGGCCTATAACTTTAGGTTTTACATGCGCAATAAACGGCATTAACTATTATAATGGTATTTTTGATGAAAACATTTATTACGATTTATCCAGTGCTTTAACACCTATTATAAATAGGTTACTGGAGTTAAATTCTTTTGTTCAAATAGATGAACCTGGAATCTCAAGCAGATTTATAGACCCTAAAAAAGCTGTTGAAATAATAAATTTTATGCTTTCAAAATTAACGATTAATTCAAGCGATCTTGAAAAAATAAGTATTCATATATGCGGTGATTTAACTCAAATTAAAGGTTTATTAGATGAAATTTTAAGGTTAAAAGTGAAAACCTTAAGTTTAGCTTTTAGCGGAAGAAAAGAAAAAGAAAATATTAATTTAATCAATAGAGAAAAACTAGAGTTATTCAATAAAAATTTAGGAGTTGGTTGCGCTTCTGTAACTGCAAGAAGCTTAAATGAAGTGGATTCTATAGAAGATATTTATAGTTTAATTAAGAGAGTAATAGATAAGATTGGTTTGAGTAATATAGCGTATTTTCATCCAGATTGCGGTTTAAGAGAGGTCTCTATTGAAGTAGCTGAAGAAATTCTTTACAGGATTAAGGTAGCTACTGAAAAACTAAATTGTTCCGAGCTCCCAACTAGATAAATACCTTTTTTGCTCTTCAGTTAATTCTTCCAATTCAGCATCCATAGATTGAAGCTTTAATTTTGCTACTTCAAAATCTATATCT
This is a stretch of genomic DNA from Candidatus Bathyarchaeota archaeon. It encodes these proteins:
- a CDS encoding glycosyltransferase family 39 protein, with product MVSNTKFVFLKVNFHPLTNKFDRFFLYLLIISLALRLLWLDKPPGSLIFDEKYYVNVARILLKLSHDPDVYQDAPLGLDPNREHPFLSKGIISLSMALLGDNAWGWRIPSVIFGTLTLFIFYLLVKEVSKRDFLALFSTFLLSFDNLMFVHSRIATLDIFMLFFMVLGFYFYFKNKTVLSALALSLSVLSKLGGLYGFLTLIIFHFIKEYKNGKFNWFNFASWLEKFTITYIIFSLVLLTLMDKIWVGYNNPFDHMAYIYTYTKSLTRLVPEGIESYPWQWLLNQVEIPYFKVDVNVYSNETIVKTFTSIHFVGAMNPAIIYLCIPAIVYSAYSFYERKEDITLFSIVWFTATYLPFYPMSLILHRIMYIFYFLNTIPSVCIAISYLFLDQKPPWIIILIYSMSVIAGFAFLFPFKTIP